CATTTAAGAGTATGTCTTGcatacagtttaaaatatataaattattttcttcaaaCCTTTCACTCatgtcatttataatattatccagaacagcaaaatatatatttattttataatgtttatttatggtAGTATTTTCAACCTCCTTCAATCCACCGCCAAGTTTAGCTGGTATTTTTTGCTTTCTGGGAAGTATAGGAGAagaaacattatattgttttcttaaaatgtctaCTTCATTCCAagtgttattaaaactttCTTCACACCGCATATTGCATAATTCTTGTATTGTTTCTTTTGCCATTGACTGtacattactataaattattgaacttgattgtaaatactttgataaaatattagttaacaaCAGTATCTTTTTAAGaaagtatatacaaaataaaaattcaaaagtatttattgaCTTTAGTAATGCATTAGCATCAGATCCATAAACAGCATCATTTTCCGAAATATCTTCTAAAGTACTAACCAcagtttgaaaattgaataaaaccgCCTTGAGGGCATCTAGTCGGCAACTCCACCTAGTATCACTGAgactttttaaagttttaggtCCTTCacatgtacttatatttaaaactgaatacattttttcaaaaatcgcATGCCTCTTGGATGATGcaccaataaaattatgtaatgtatttaatgttcCAAATACATTTCTTACATAAGATACTTGTTTAGCCAAATCTATAaggcataaatttaaaatatgtgcatTACAGTGAATGTACATTGCTAAATGATTTTCTTCTTTAATTCTTGCTTGTACCCCTTTATACGACCCTCTCATTGACGCTGCACCGTCGTAACACTGCCCTCTcaagttttctatttttaaaccatGAGATACAAGAgttgattttattaacattgaaAGTGTTTCTCCATCTgtattttctgttttataaaaaccaagaAAAACTTCTGCTGGAGATAAATCTTTTGTTGcgtatcttataataattgcgACTTGTTCATGTCGAGACAAATCTTGAGTTTCGTCAACTATTATACTGAAAATACCCGCAGCTATtacattatcaattatattttcaataacaatattagctAAATACTCAAGAAATGTATTTGTGTAATCACCACTGACATAACGAAATGTCttttctttttcaataaaatatcgttgaataatatcattatcttTAGCACGAAGTGTTAATAGTTCTAGAAAGTTTCCTTTGTTTGAAGAGTCTTCGTCTACTCTATGACCTCTGATAGCTATTCCTTGACGAGCACAAAAAAGTAAACTgtctaaaatacattttaaataggcTCGATTATCAGCTACTATCTGCTGATGGTGTGTATTAACTTTGCTAATTATACTCCCAGATttcttagaatttttataaccAGCTAATTTGGCACTAGCTTCTTTGTGtccaaatgatttttcatgcTGAGGAAAAGACTTGAAACTAGCTTTTGACCATTGCTTGAATCCAACACTAACAAAAGTTGGATCTGATGTTTTAGATGGAAAAACACGacagtaaaaacaatatgcaGAGTTACTGCTAGGACTATATTCTATCCAAGGAAAAGAAGTATACCACTCTGTTCGAAATTTTCTTCCTAAATGCTGtggaaatataatgttatttggtTGATACGGTCCAAACccacttgaaaataaaattaaagcattTGTATTCTTATGACCAGGATCTCGATTAAGATTGTCACTTatctagataaatatatatacttgaaattaaaataaattttaacaaataccatatacaattattcaatttattaaagagtataaaaatgagtgaatattgactattttgtacaacatttaaaattctacaaattgaaattataattatttcaatacttgttttatgttttgtgaTTGCATgtacatactatttaaaattcaaaacttttatcattggtttaaagattaaaattgaatgcaatattttatatttaccaataGTGTATTTGTAGTTTGATCTGACTTTGATGTACCTACATGGCTAGATATAGCATTCTGAATTTGATTTATGTCCTTGGTATTTGGTAGAATATCCTAAAATGatcaatgaaattaatacaaacatgatttatatacatatttatcacTTTTATACTACACAAAATAACCAatacatttactattatttatttaacgtaGGTAACTAGTTACAGaattttcactttaaatttattaaggtAAAGTGTTTACTGTTAACCAAAATatccttaaatattaaatgatattaaattaatataaatttaatttcaataaattgtaaattaatactaaagatatgatatgaaattaagtattaactgtATTTACCATTTTTGATCTTTTTTCTGGGGAAAGGTGGTTTTCTTCAGGtaagttaacatttttctcagcattagtatttttctaataagcaggtacaacaatttattagaatcaaaataataaaaaaatatatagcaaaataaatttaattttcccaataatataatattaccttaataattaatataaaaattaaattacagatcaaaaataaactgttttattcatcaaaattgtagttttaatataatataaatcagtaatatattttaatggctACTCTTAACTtaatgtatactaaatatgTGTACTAAAGactaaacaattatatgaatttaaagtaaaaatagacACTTACTTTTGACTTCGAtacttttataagaaatttgtCCATTGTAGtaagtacttaattttaagtcgATCACGAATAAGAAATAAcaagtgtaaaaattaaattcatgaataaaacaaacaaatagtaattttaaactatgaaaCACGTTTTCATTATCAGCTACCATTGAGACTCGAGTCGGCCgatcacaataaatatacatattggtataataatagaaaattattaataacaaaactataaataaatgtggaaaggatatagtataataataattccagtGCTTCAAGACAACGTTAAACATTGgttctcaaaatataaattagttagtttattattatattgatatttcaattttttgataattgaaaTCGTAATTTTTTGGAGTCGCAAAAAGATACTCTTGCGACCCTATGATATTTTCAGGGGTTGCAAGTGCGACCCCGTGCGACCCCCAGTTTACGCCACTGTATAAATAGACAAAATTGTCATTCCATTAAATCTgacgtaaaattaaaattgaaatcgaACATCtacttattattcattatgtcTTTACtcatttcaaacaaaaaaatgtgcaTGTtgcaagtaatttatttttattaacagatGTTAAGAATTAGGGTACAGCATGATTAAGTcatggttttataattaattgtgtttgtataatatataagtattctatttttaaatattttcacatttttatcaCAATGACTGTACGACATCCAAAAAACGTTCAAACGACATTTGTTCTAACATTtacaaacaatacaattactaAACAGTAAAAAGCGAATTTACATAATAGGAAATCATGTaccaaaattagttattatgaatataaaaagtcTAGGTGGCTGATGTATCTCCCTATCCTAACcatgatttaaaatagtgCTAGGTATCTTAAATCGTGATCCTAACTAAGATAATGGACTGGGGAGTTTAGAGTTTGGAACAATTGGAACATAAACGATAGacaagtataatacaattataagtataagtcTATAACGAAACATGGACGAAAGCATAAGGCATAAGTATGACTATATAGAgtctataattgaataattactatttacgaAGTCTAGATAGTCCaagaaaattaaagttaaaaataaggcATAAAGTAAAAAGTCTATCGGTATAAAAGGTCTTAGTcttcgaaaataattctaaaaaatctaatataaacaataaaagatGCGAGTAATTTTGATTCTGTAGTACTTACAGCGGCTAGAGCAGTATTACTacttttaatctatttttataacaatttattgtatacacctATTAAAGTCGAGTCTCTATAACTCAAATTTCAAaagaagtaaatttaattcgacttaattaatatgtatttttaaaaatacgaacaAATTCGAGTTCgagttaggtattattatgtaagtatataattattaactattacgaTTACATTGAAACCTCCACTAACGGACACCTCCCAACAACAGACGTTTTTTGGGGAACGGGAACATTTTCACTACTTTTCAATAAGAAAACCTCCAAATAGCGGACTCTCCGAACAGACAATAATACAAGGAAAAAATTGAGCTATCaaagtttaaacaaatagAACCCGGACaagaaatttgtaaaacaaataaaactgtacacaaaaatatgaattatgcgcataatatttactagatgataatatatcaattttaatatattagatcataaataatgtttacc
This sequence is a window from Rhopalosiphum maidis isolate BTI-1 chromosome 1, ASM367621v3, whole genome shotgun sequence. Protein-coding genes within it:
- the LOC113547803 gene encoding zinc finger MYM-type protein 1-like yields the protein MDKFLIKVSKSKKNTNAEKNVNLPEENHLSPEKRSKMDILPNTKDINQIQNAISSHVGTSKSDQTTNTLLISDNLNRDPGHKNTNALILFSSGFGPYQPNNIIFPQHLGRKFRTEWYTSFPWIEYSPSSNSAYCFYCRVFPSKTSDPTFVSVGFKQWSKASFKSFPQHEKSFGHKEASAKLAGYKNSKKSGSIISKVNTHHQQIVADNRAYLKCILDSLLFCARQGIAIRGHRVDEDSSNKGNFLELLTLRAKDNDIIQRYFIEKEKTFRYVSGDYTNTFLEYLANIVIENIIDNVIAAGIFSIIVDETQDLSRHEQVAIIIRYATKDLSPAEVFLGFYKTENTDGETLSMLIKSTLVSHGLKIENLRGQCYDGAASMRGSYKGVQARIKEENHLAMYIHCNAHILNLCLIDLAKQVSYVRNVFGTLNTLHNFIGASSKRHAIFEKMYSVLNISTCEGPKTLKSLSDTRWSCRLDALKAVLFNFQTVVSTLEDISENDAVYGSDANALLKSINTFEFLFCIYFLKKILLLTNILSKYLQSSSIIYSNVQSMAKETIQELCNMRCEESFNNTWNEVDILRKQYNVSSPILPRKQKIPAKLGGGLKEVENTTINKHYKINIYFAVLDNIINDMSERFEENNLYILNCMQDILLNDTPNNNSFKEINKMYGFDEDNLKAETKILNRMYKAVHNQSNVQSKINFIASENYKAGFPTLTSLIQLFITIPTNSASCERSFSCLRRLKTYLRTTMGQSRLNSLGILQIERERSSLIDKDLVIEKFSAAAECRGRRLLLQ